The Ananas comosus cultivar F153 unplaced genomic scaffold, ASM154086v1, whole genome shotgun sequence genome includes a window with the following:
- the LOC109705991 gene encoding xyloglucan endotransglucosylase/hydrolase protein 24-like encodes MARRKDSSGQNVIVLAGAGRSAATFTGTSTICGRRVRTRDLTAPGSAEPLRLGQRVGAPRGASARTGPCLGFDLHDLKLRGGRLPWHQCVDSVEFCLALICSGGATHDEVDFEFLGNVSGEPYILHTNIFSHGKGGKEQQFYLWFDPTQDFHTYSILWNPLNIILFVDDTPIRVFKNYEAYGVPFPKNQPVRAFASIWDADDWATQGGRIKTDWSKAPFVASYRNFRANACIWTGDYPACGDTKWMQQELDWWSWMTLSWVRMNYLLYDYCTDTKRFGYGFPPECALPN; translated from the exons ATGGCACGTCGCAAGGACTCAAGCGGGCAAAATGTCATCGTTCTTGC TGGCGCGGGGCGTTCGGCAGCGACTTTCACCGGGACTTCGACTATCTGTGGGCGGCGGGTGAGAACGCGGGATCTGACGGCGCCCGGCTCTGCAGAGCCTCTGCGTCTCGGACAGCGGGTCGGGGCGCCTCGCGGAGCGAGTGCAAGAACGGGTCCTTGTTTGGGCTTCGATCTGCACGATCTTAAGCTGCGTGGCGGGCGGCTCCCCTGGCACCAGTGTGTTGATAGTGTGGAGTTCTGTCTTGCGTTG ATATGCTCTGGAGGAGCGACGCACGACGAGGTCGACTTCGAGTTCCTCGGCAATGTTAGCGGAGAGCCTTACATTCTTCACACCAATATATTCAGCCATGGGAAGGGAGGCAAGGAGCAGCAGTTCTACTTGTGGTTTGATCCCACACAGGATTTTCACACCTATTCCATACTGTGGAATCCATTAAACATCAT CCTATTCGTCGACGACACTCCAATTCGAGTGTTCAAGAACTACGAGGCGTACGGCGTGCCGTTCCCGAAGAACCAGCCGGTGAGGGCCTTCGCGAGCATCTGGGACGCCGACGACTGGGCGACGCAGGGTGGGCGGATCAAGACGGACTGGTCGAAGGCTCCCTTCGTGGCGTCGTACAGAAACTTCAGGGCGAACGCGTGCATATGGACGGGAGATTACCCGGCGTGCGGCgacacgaaatggatgcagcaGGAGCTGGACTGGTGGAGCTGGATGACACTAAGTTGGGTCCGGATGAACTACCTGCTCTACGACTACTGCACGGACACAAAGCGGTTCGGGTACGGATTCCCGCCCGAGTGCGCTCTGCCCAATTAG
- the LOC109705993 gene encoding short-chain type dehydrogenase/reductase-like: protein MGIRKRDWIVCGANKCGNLYVLNRSTIRTRAKLVWVLKVSRGVVAQGGAVDAATSSEEDKLKFXRGIGREIAVHLAALGARLVLNYASNSALADGLAAELNESSPTLRAVTARGDVSHPDTARSLFDKAEQAFGSPPHILVACAGILDSKFPALADTTLDDFDAMFNVNVRGTFLLLREAANRMVRGGGGRIVTFSSSIVGTLLPGYAAYTATNGAVEAMTRILAKELKGTGITANCVAPGPVRTELFLAGTDEEFIKDVEKRSLGRIGEAKDVAPVVGFLVSAAAEWVNGQVIRVNGGFV from the exons ATGGGGATACGAAAGCGAGATTGGATCGTGTGTGGGGCAAACAAGTGCGGGAACCTATACGTTCTGAATAGGAGCACAATTAGAACGAGGGCGAAGTTAGTTTGGGTTCTAAAAGTTTCCAGAGGTGTAGTCGCTCAAGGTGGAGCGGTGGATGCAGCGACATCGAGCGAAGAAGACAAGCTCAAG ttctNCCGCGGCATCGGTCGCGAGATCGCCGTCCACCTCGCGGCCCTCGGAGCCCGGCTAGTCCTCAACTACGCCTCCAATTCCGCCCTCGCCGACGGCCTCGCCGCGGAGCTCAACGAAAGTTCCCCCACTCTCCGCGCCGTCACCGCCCGCGGCGACGTCTCCCACCCCGACACCGCCCGCTCCCTCTTCGACAAAGCCGAGCAGGCCTTCGGCTCGCCGCCGCACATCCTCGTCGCCTGCGCGGGAATTCTCGACTCAAAATTCCCGGCGCTCGCCGACACCACTCTCGACGACTTCGACGCGATGTTCAACGTCAACGTTCGCGGCACCTTCCTCCTCCTGCGCGAGGCCGCGAACCGCATGGTtcgcggcggcggggggaggATCGTAACGTTCTCGTCGTCGATCGTGGGGACGCTGCTCCCGGGGTACGCGGCGTACACCGCGACGAACGGGGCGGTGGAGGCGATGACGCGGATACTGGCGAAGGAGCTGAAGGGGACGGGGATCACGGCGAATTGCGTGGCGCCGGGGCCGGTGCGGACGGAGCTGTTCTTGGCGGGGACGGACGAGGAGTTCATCAAGGATGTGGAGAAGAGGAGCTTGGGAAGGATCGGGGAGGCCAAGGATGTGGCGCCGGTGGTGGGGTTCTTGGTCAGCGCCGCCGCCGAGTGGGTCAACGGGCAGGTGATTAGGGTCAACGGAGGCTTTGTTTGA
- the LOC109705989 gene encoding protein FAR1-RELATED SEQUENCE 5-like, producing the protein MFGQHPKAIIIDQDPAMKKAIEQVFPQTVHRCCEWHVMRKAREHLGLVYSTKEGFQKELFSCIDGSITIEEFEMRWIGMLQKFDLYDNKHLQFMWSNRHQWVPAYFRDTFFAVMCTSQCSESINVVTKIWVDNHTSIYKFVLQIEKVIETQYDKEDEEDYRMRGGEVKLYSYNPIEVQARDIYTKRNFFEFKEQLRLISGHSLLELEKNSLYKTTAIHNPTMTYTISVNRLAEKVSCNCKMFEFTGLLCSHILKVLHYIGIYSIPSHYILKRWAENAQRRSFNIQSIQHEAMGDSLHAKAIRSNVKQEI; encoded by the coding sequence ATGTTTGGCCAACACCCCAAGGCTATAATTATTGACCAAGATCCAGCAATGAAAAAGGCAATTGAGCAAGTTTTTCCTCAAACAGTGCATCGGTGTTGTGAATGGCATGTTATGCGAAAAGCAAGAGAACATCTAGGTCTAGTGTATAGCACAAAGGAAGGCTTTCAGAAAGAGCTTTTTTCCTGCATTGATGGTAGTATTACTATCGAAGAGTTCGAAATGAGATGGATCGGTATGCTTCAGAAGTTCGACTTGTATGATAATAAACACCTACAATTCATGTGGAGCAATAGACATCAATGGGTGCCTGCTTATTTTCGAGATACATTTTTCGCTGTCATGTGTACTTCGCAATGTAGTGAAAGCATTAATGTTGTCACTAAAATTTGGGTCGACAACCATACGTCAATATACAAATTTGTCCTTCAAATTGAAAAAGTGATCGAAACTCAATACGACAAAGAAGACGAGGAAGATTACAGGATGAGAGGTGGTGAGGTGAAGCTTTATTCATATAATCCTATTGAAGTTCAAGCTCGTGATATTTATACAAAAAGAAATTTCTTTGAATTTAAGGAACAATTGAGATTGATCTCGGGACATTCATTGCTGGAACTAGAAAAGAATTCACTATATAAAACAACTGCAATACACAATCCTACAATGACTTATACTATTAGCGTGAATCGATTAGCAGAAAAGGTCTCATGCAATTGCAAAATGTTCGAATTTACGGGCCTTTTATGCTCACACATATTAAAGGTACTGCATTATATTGGAATATATTCGATTCCTTCGCATTACATCTTGAAACGATGGGCGGAAAATGCACAGAGGAGATCTTTCAACATTCAATCTATACAACATGAGGCAATGGGTGACTCTCTGCATGCAAAGGCTATAAGGTCTAATGTGAAACAAGagatttga
- the LOC109705988 gene encoding uncharacterized protein LOC109705988 — MTLCKQSYKGLMHLVKNKVQEIVHQDIAYAVHIVSQFVQEPTSVHYAAVLRILRYLRGTINQSLFFSSTSELALRAYSDADWAGDHTDRRSTTGYCIFLGDSLISWRAKKQNIVSKSSAEAEYRAMSATASEIVWLRRLLGDIGITCSTPTPLYCDNQSAIKIANNPLADFFTKSHTTQRHHFLLSKLSVFNPP; from the exons ATGACTCTGTGCAAGCAAAGCTATAAGGGTCTAATGCACTTAGTCAAGAACAAAGTGCAAGAGATTGTCCATCAAG ATATTGCTTATGCTGTCCACATAGTAAGCCAATTTGTTCAGGAACCAACTTCTGTTCACTATGCTGCTGTTCTTCGCATTCTCCGCTATCTTCGTGGCACTATTAACCAgagtcttttcttttcttctacctCGGAACTTGCACTTCGAGCTTATTCTGACGCTGATTGGGCTGGGGACCATACTGATCGTCGATCCACCACGGGTTATTGCATCTTTCTTGGTGATTCGCTTATTTCCTGGCGAGCTAAGAAACAGAATATTGTCTCCAAATCTAGTGCCGAAGCTGAGTATCGTGCTATGTCTGCTACAGCATCTGAGATTGTTTGGCTTCGTCGTCTTCTTGGTGATATTGGCATTACTTGCTCTACTCCGACACCTCTGTATTGTGACAATCAAAGTGCCATCAAGATTGCTAATAATCCG CTTGCCGACTTCTTCACAAAGTCTCATACCACACAACgtcatcattttcttttatccAAACTCTCGGTGTTTAACCCACCTTGA
- the LOC109705987 gene encoding uncharacterized protein LOC109705987, which translates to MGAARLSQELVSETAKKSREIAAEATKKADLLRSEALRAAGQIKTLASDIPIPLIPPIPPIPSISAGSGSGSPAADDELKQFGVTEELREFVKGITISTFRDFPMEDEPEISEVPTVSNVRQDLSEWQARHATLVLSTVKVWGFNGKNLDDSRWSLWF; encoded by the exons ATGGGCGCCGCGCGCCTCTCGCAGGAGCTCGTCTCCGAGACGGCGAAGAAGTCGCGGGAGATCGCGGCGGAGGCGACGAAGAAGGCCGATCTCCTCCGCTCCGAGGCCCTCCGCGCCGCGGGgcagatcaaaaccctagcttctgATATCCCCATCCCCCTGATCCCCCCGATTCCCCCAATCCCGTCCATCTCCGCTGGATCCGGATCTGGATCTCCCGCTGCCGATGACGAGCTCAAGCAGTTCGGGGTCACGGAGGAGCTCAGGGAGTTCGTGAAGGGGATCACGATCAGCACCTTCCGCGATTTTCCCATGGAAG ATGAACCAGAAATATCTGAGGTTCCTACAGTGTCGAATGTTCGGCAGGATCTTAGCGAATGGCAAGCGAGGCATGCTACTCTTGTTCTCTCAACTGTTAAG GTCTGGGGATTCAACGGCAAGAATTTGGACGATTCCAGATGGTCCTTGTGGTTCTAG
- the LOC109705990 gene encoding protein FAR1-RELATED SEQUENCE 7-like, with protein MNSPLIEESQLDKEGPILLVADIECLGDEPFIGLEFKDADHAYSFYNAYALKTGFSIRKASHYKAKKKDEIVTGLHLTCSKEGHYKPRHETEVDDPQKEMQYTRTGCKAHIRIKMTSSGKWKVTRFVKEHNHVLIDSPSKSRFLRS; from the coding sequence ATGAATTCTCCACTAATTGAGGAGAGTCAATTGGACAAAGAAGGTCCAATTCTACTTGTGGCCGATATTGAATGTTTAGGTGATGAGCCATTTATAGGGTTGGAGTTCAAAGATGCAGACCATGCTTATAGCTTTTATAATGCATATGCCTTAAAAACTGGTTTTAGTATTAGAAAAGCAAGTCACTATAAGgcaaagaaaaaagatgaaataGTGACCGGGCTACATTTGACTTGTTCTAAAGAGGGTCATTATAAACCACGACATGAAACTGAGGTAGATGACCCACAAAAAGAGATGCAATACACTCGAACAGGATGCAAAGCACATATTCGGATTAAAATGACGTCATCTGGCAAGTGGAAAGTAACTCGTTTTGTGAAAGAGCATAATCATGTTTTGATCGATAGTCCTTCAAAATCTCGTTTCTTGCGATCCTAA